In Pseudomonadota bacterium, the following are encoded in one genomic region:
- a CDS encoding glutathione S-transferase N-terminal domain-containing protein, which produces MKFYDSKITPNPRRARIFLAEKGISLPTIEVNILEGDNLKPEFLAINPRGLLPTLELDDGTRFDEVMAICRYFECVQPEPPLLGRNAKEMAIVESRQRKMEFDGMIGGSEVFRNQHPNFAQRSLPGAGGEVIPAIPGLVERGTQSIARFFKWLEIYLNESEFVAGDIYTMADITALCAVDFVAWVKFAIPPQNTRTLAWYAKVSARPSAEA; this is translated from the coding sequence ATGAAGTTCTATGACAGCAAGATCACGCCCAACCCGCGCCGCGCGCGCATCTTCCTTGCCGAGAAAGGCATCAGCCTGCCGACCATCGAGGTAAACATCCTGGAGGGCGACAATCTGAAACCGGAGTTTCTCGCCATCAATCCGCGCGGCCTGCTGCCCACCCTGGAACTCGACGACGGCACGCGCTTCGACGAGGTGATGGCCATCTGCCGCTATTTCGAATGCGTGCAACCCGAGCCGCCGCTGCTCGGCCGCAATGCGAAGGAGATGGCGATCGTCGAATCGCGCCAGCGCAAGATGGAATTCGACGGCATGATTGGCGGCTCGGAAGTATTTCGCAATCAGCATCCGAATTTTGCGCAGCGCTCGCTGCCGGGCGCCGGGGGTGAGGTGATACCGGCCATTCCCGGGCTCGTCGAGCGCGGCACGCAATCCATCGCGCGCTTTTTCAAGTGGCTGGAGATCTATCTCAACGAAAGCGAGTTCGTGGCCGGCGATATCTACACCATGGCCGACATCACCGCGCTGTGCGCCGTCGACTTCGTGGCCTGGGTCAAATTCGCCATCCCGCCGCAAAACACCCGCACGCTCGCCTGGTACGCCAAGGTCTCGGCGCGGCCCAGCGCCGAGGCCTGA
- a CDS encoding ATP-binding cassette domain-containing protein — MNAAVDPAAKPRYRFSGLRGLRPFLTPYHRVIAAALLALLAAALSTLAMPVAVRHVVDSGLSAAHSASVNRYFLGLFALAVATACFAALRFYLVSWLGERVVADLRSAVFRHVLGLSPSFFEVTKSGELLSRLTTDTTLIQNVVGSSLSIALRSSLTLFGAVVMLSITSPRLTGIILLVIPLVVVPIILAGRRVRALSRASQDRLADTSALAGEVLNAMPLVQAYTLEQLHGARYDASVQGAFDAARRRIRQRALLTAYAITMVFGALVLVLWIGAQDVVSGRMSGGELGQFLLYAVFAGGSTAGLSEIFGALQQAAGATDRLVELLAVQPDHPLPAVPDTLPLPSRGELRFEGVGFSYPSRPTPPALTDFNLNLERGQTIALVGPSGAGKSSVLALALAFYRPQQGRILLDGVDIARVAPRELRQRIAIVAQDTVLFADTIMENIRYGRPDASDEEVRAAARAAAAADFIDKLPQGYATEVGEHGVRLSGGQQQRISIARAVLKQPAILLLDEATSALDAESELLVQEALRALMRDRATLVIAHRLATVRSADRIVVLDAGRIVASGTHADLSEEGGLYARLAELQFKDGATTDPALPA; from the coding sequence ATGAACGCAGCCGTTGACCCCGCCGCCAAGCCACGCTACCGCTTCAGCGGCCTGCGTGGCCTGCGCCCCTTCCTCACTCCCTACCATCGGGTGATTGCGGCGGCCTTGCTGGCGCTGCTGGCGGCGGCGCTGTCGACGCTCGCCATGCCGGTCGCGGTGCGCCACGTGGTGGACAGCGGTTTGAGCGCCGCCCACAGTGCGTCGGTCAACCGCTATTTCCTCGGCCTGTTCGCGCTGGCGGTGGCGACCGCCTGCTTCGCCGCGCTGCGCTTCTACCTGGTGTCGTGGCTGGGCGAACGGGTGGTGGCGGATCTCCGCAGCGCGGTGTTCCGCCATGTGCTCGGCTTGAGCCCGAGCTTTTTCGAAGTGACCAAGAGCGGCGAACTGCTGTCGCGACTCACCACCGATACCACGCTCATCCAGAACGTGGTCGGCAGCAGCCTGTCGATAGCCCTGCGCAGTTCACTGACACTGTTTGGCGCGGTGGTGATGCTGTCAATCACGAGCCCGCGCCTGACCGGCATCATCCTGCTCGTGATCCCACTGGTGGTGGTGCCCATCATCCTTGCCGGGCGTCGCGTGCGCGCCTTGTCGCGCGCCAGCCAGGATCGGCTGGCCGACACCTCGGCGCTCGCCGGCGAAGTATTGAACGCCATGCCGCTGGTACAGGCCTACACGCTCGAACAGTTGCACGGCGCTCGTTACGATGCCAGCGTGCAAGGCGCGTTCGACGCCGCGCGCCGTCGCATCCGCCAGCGAGCCCTGTTGACCGCCTATGCCATCACCATGGTGTTCGGCGCACTGGTACTGGTGCTGTGGATCGGCGCGCAGGATGTGGTCAGCGGTCGCATGAGCGGCGGCGAACTCGGCCAGTTCCTGCTGTACGCGGTGTTCGCCGGCGGCTCGACCGCCGGCCTGTCGGAGATCTTCGGCGCCTTGCAACAAGCGGCAGGCGCGACCGACAGGCTGGTCGAACTGCTGGCGGTGCAGCCCGACCACCCGCTGCCCGCGGTGCCCGACACGCTGCCGCTGCCATCGCGCGGCGAGTTGCGATTCGAAGGCGTGGGCTTCAGCTATCCATCCCGCCCCACGCCGCCGGCGCTCACCGATTTCAACCTGAACCTCGAACGAGGGCAGACCATCGCCCTGGTCGGGCCATCGGGCGCCGGCAAGAGCAGCGTGCTGGCCCTGGCGCTGGCCTTCTATCGGCCGCAGCAGGGCCGCATCCTGCTCGATGGCGTCGACATCGCACGCGTCGCGCCGCGCGAGCTGCGCCAGCGCATCGCGATAGTCGCGCAGGACACCGTGCTGTTCGCCGACACCATCATGGAGAACATCCGTTACGGCCGGCCCGATGCGAGCGACGAGGAAGTGCGCGCCGCCGCGCGCGCCGCCGCGGCCGCCGACTTCATCGACAAGCTGCCGCAGGGCTACGCGACCGAGGTTGGCGAACACGGCGTGCGCCTGTCGGGCGGCCAGCAGCAACGAATCTCGATTGCGCGCGCAGTATTGAAGCAGCCGGCCATCCTGTTGCTGGACGAGGCGACCAGCGCGCTCGACGCGGAATCGGAACTGCTGGTGCAGGAAGCCTTGAGAGCGCTGATGCGCGATCGCGCGACGCTGGTCATCGCCCATCGGCTGGCCACCGTGCGCAGCGCCGACCGCATCGTGGTGCTGGATGCCGGCCGCATCGTCGCCAGCGGCACCCATGCCGATCTCAGCGAGGAAGGCGGCCTGTATGCACGGCTTGCCGAGTTGCAGTTCAAAGACGGCGCGACCACCGACCCGGCGCTGCCGGCCTGA
- a CDS encoding DUF938 domain-containing protein, with protein MSRPFNPAAERNKAPILAVIERYLLRARTVLEIGAGSGQHALFLAAQLPHLRWQASEQPSQVAGLRENLAGAGLANLCPAIALDVQREPWPLAVVDAVYAANVVQCMTSPALAALFRGVGAHLAAAGVFLLYGPFNRDGRFTSEGNQQLDAWARSLDADFGLRDRALLEQLAARHGLVLDDDHCMPANNQLLVWRRA; from the coding sequence ATGAGCCGACCGTTCAATCCCGCTGCCGAGCGCAACAAGGCGCCCATCCTTGCCGTCATCGAGCGTTACCTGCTGCGCGCCCGCACGGTGCTGGAGATCGGCGCCGGCAGCGGTCAGCACGCGCTGTTCCTGGCCGCGCAGTTGCCGCATCTGCGCTGGCAGGCGAGCGAACAGCCCAGCCAGGTGGCGGGACTGCGCGAGAATCTCGCCGGCGCGGGCCTCGCCAACCTGTGCCCCGCCATTGCGCTCGATGTGCAGCGCGAGCCCTGGCCGCTGGCGGTGGTGGATGCGGTATACGCCGCCAACGTCGTGCAGTGCATGACTTCGCCGGCATTGGCCGCGCTGTTTCGCGGCGTCGGCGCGCACCTGGCCGCCGCCGGCGTGTTCCTGCTGTATGGTCCGTTCAATCGTGACGGCCGTTTCACCAGCGAAGGCAACCAACAGCTCGACGCCTGGGCGCGCTCGTTGGATGCGGATTTCGGTCTGCGCGATCGCGCGCTGCTGGAGCAATTGGCCGCCCGCCACGGCCTCGTGCTGGACGACGATCACTGCATGCCGGCCAACAATCAGCTGTTGGTGTGGCGGCGCGCCTGA
- a CDS encoding AMP-binding protein, with translation MTASPLPLAELLAAAPATDIAVHYQGRAFTHGELLAESRRVAAGLAARGVGEGDRVAVWLPNIPAWLCLMFACARLGAILVSVNTRFRTHEVADIVSRAGCRVLVLWPDFKAIDFAGILAAIEPAALRGVEQVIVYDESGNAPRGELITGVPHSRYADLATLEDDVPQLGSAAHRCVIFTTSGTTKAPKFVCHVQGTVARHAHDVAVALGMNRAGAKVLQALPLCGVFGYTQALAALAARAPMIMLPVFDAVLCARLLRELGITHMNGVDDMMDRMLAEVDGPLAFPSLEHFGYALFNPALEDIVERAAARGVTLRGLYGMSECHAFYALQPLELPASERRKGGGRPVAAEARVRVRDPDSGALLGVGVAGELEISGPSLLHEYFGDPQATAATFTADGFLRTGDLGYLEADGRFCYVARMGDVMRLAGFLTSPLEIESVIDEHPAVHSSQVVAVEVDGAPAAVAFVLPAADSVDARQVIDFCAARLASYKVPKRVFTLDAFPTTLSANGTKIQKSRLRVLAQELINDTGDKHA, from the coding sequence ATGACAGCCTCGCCCCTGCCACTCGCCGAACTGCTCGCCGCCGCGCCCGCCACCGACATCGCCGTCCATTACCAAGGCCGCGCGTTCACCCACGGCGAATTGCTGGCCGAAAGCCGACGCGTCGCGGCGGGACTGGCGGCGCGCGGGGTGGGTGAAGGTGATCGAGTAGCGGTGTGGTTGCCCAACATCCCGGCCTGGTTGTGCCTGATGTTCGCCTGCGCGCGACTCGGCGCCATCCTGGTGTCGGTCAACACGCGCTTTCGCACCCACGAAGTGGCCGACATCGTGTCGCGCGCCGGCTGCCGCGTGCTGGTGCTGTGGCCCGATTTCAAAGCCATCGATTTTGCCGGCATTCTCGCCGCCATCGAGCCGGCTGCCCTGCGCGGCGTGGAACAGGTGATCGTGTACGACGAAAGTGGCAACGCGCCGCGCGGCGAACTCATCACGGGCGTGCCGCATAGCCGCTACGCGGATCTCGCCACGCTCGAGGATGACGTTCCGCAACTCGGCAGCGCCGCACATCGCTGCGTGATCTTCACCACTTCGGGGACCACCAAGGCACCGAAGTTCGTCTGCCATGTGCAAGGCACGGTCGCGCGCCATGCCCACGACGTGGCGGTGGCCCTGGGCATGAACCGCGCTGGCGCAAAAGTGTTGCAGGCTTTGCCGCTGTGCGGCGTGTTCGGCTACACCCAGGCGCTGGCGGCGTTGGCGGCGCGCGCGCCCATGATCATGTTGCCGGTGTTCGACGCGGTACTGTGCGCGCGCCTGCTGCGCGAACTCGGCATCACGCACATGAACGGCGTCGACGACATGATGGACAGGATGTTGGCGGAAGTGGACGGGCCGCTTGCCTTTCCGAGCCTCGAACACTTCGGCTATGCGCTGTTCAACCCGGCGCTGGAGGACATCGTCGAACGCGCCGCCGCGCGCGGCGTCACACTACGCGGGCTGTACGGCATGAGTGAATGCCATGCCTTCTATGCATTGCAGCCGCTCGAACTGCCGGCCAGCGAACGCCGCAAGGGCGGCGGACGCCCGGTCGCCGCCGAAGCGCGCGTGCGCGTGCGCGATCCGGACAGCGGCGCGCTGCTCGGGGTCGGCGTCGCCGGTGAACTCGAGATCAGCGGCCCCAGCCTGTTGCACGAATATTTCGGCGACCCGCAGGCGACCGCCGCGACCTTCACCGCCGATGGGTTCCTGCGCACCGGCGATCTCGGCTACCTCGAAGCCGATGGCCGCTTCTGTTACGTGGCGCGCATGGGTGACGTGATGCGCCTCGCCGGCTTTCTGACCAGCCCGCTCGAGATCGAATCGGTCATCGACGAACACCCCGCGGTGCACAGCAGCCAGGTGGTGGCGGTCGAGGTCGACGGCGCGCCGGCCGCGGTCGCCTTCGTGCTGCCCGCCGCGGACAGTGTCGACGCGCGGCAGGTCATCGACTTTTGCGCGGCGCGGCTCGCCAGTTACAAGGTGCCGAAGCGGGTGTTCACGCTCGATGCCTTCCCGACCACCTTGAGCGCCAATGGCACCAAGATCCAGAAAAGCCGGCTGCGCGTGCTGGCGCAGGAATTGATCAACGACACGGGGGATAAACACGCATGA